The following proteins are co-located in the Patescibacteria group bacterium genome:
- a CDS encoding DEAD/DEAH box helicase: MVNATEAQSVSFDDLPLAPQMKEILRSYKFVTPTPIQIKAIPVAMTGGDVIGIAQTGTGKTLAFGLPMIERLARHKGRGLVILPTRELALQVEEELNKLGSKLGMKTVVLIGGANMGKQIRDLKAKPHVIVCTPGRLIDHMEQKTLSLADVKILVLDEADRMLDMGFAPQLARIMTAVPKDRQTLLFSATMPQDIVTIANKHMKTPVRIEVAQQGTASERVSQELIIVHKAEKLSLLKTILSEYKGTILVFSRTKHGAKKICAAVKVMGHTSAELHANKSLSQRREALEGFKIGRYRVLIATDIAARGIDVKGIELVINYDLPDASEDYVHRIGRTGRAGKEGKAISFATPDQTTDVRSIERLIRMKLPVSKRTGLTRIEFPAGSDDRYPSHGARPFSGPRAGSGSSAIKPYSKYRAQGSSSSRPAARTPYVGKSYPVPAPSAFGAPKVASTSEYSTPAPRPATSSRPPFKKDGFKGRSGAKGKARGFRKYEPAERFDKDDSAPATGQYSFKTTI; this comes from the coding sequence ATGGTTAATGCCACCGAGGCGCAAAGCGTAAGCTTTGACGATCTCCCTTTGGCTCCGCAGATGAAAGAAATCTTGCGTAGCTACAAGTTTGTAACGCCTACTCCTATTCAAATCAAAGCCATCCCAGTCGCCATGACTGGTGGTGATGTTATTGGCATTGCGCAAACTGGTACCGGTAAGACTCTGGCTTTCGGCTTACCGATGATTGAACGACTCGCCCGCCACAAGGGCCGTGGTCTAGTTATTTTGCCGACCCGTGAACTCGCCCTCCAAGTTGAGGAAGAGTTAAACAAACTTGGCAGCAAGCTTGGCATGAAAACTGTGGTCCTGATTGGCGGCGCCAACATGGGCAAACAAATTCGTGATCTTAAAGCTAAGCCCCACGTTATTGTTTGCACTCCAGGTCGTCTAATTGACCACATGGAGCAAAAGACACTCAGTCTAGCTGACGTGAAAATTTTAGTACTCGACGAAGCTGACCGCATGCTTGATATGGGTTTTGCTCCGCAGTTGGCGCGCATCATGACGGCCGTTCCTAAGGATCGCCAAACGCTTTTGTTCTCCGCCACCATGCCGCAAGACATTGTGACTATTGCGAACAAGCATATGAAGACACCGGTGCGCATTGAAGTTGCCCAACAGGGCACAGCTTCTGAGCGCGTGTCTCAGGAGCTCATCATTGTTCACAAAGCTGAAAAGTTGTCGCTCTTAAAAACTATCTTGAGCGAATACAAGGGAACCATCTTGGTCTTCTCTCGTACTAAGCACGGCGCCAAGAAAATTTGTGCTGCTGTGAAAGTTATGGGCCACACGTCGGCTGAACTGCACGCGAATAAATCCTTGAGCCAACGCCGCGAAGCACTTGAAGGCTTCAAGATTGGCCGCTATCGCGTCTTGATCGCTACGGATATTGCTGCTCGTGGAATTGACGTTAAGGGCATTGAGCTCGTCATTAACTATGACTTGCCAGATGCTTCTGAAGACTACGTCCACCGCATTGGCCGCACCGGCCGTGCTGGTAAAGAAGGCAAGGCAATTTCTTTTGCTACACCTGATCAAACTACGGATGTTCGCTCTATTGAACGCTTGATCCGCATGAAGTTGCCAGTCAGCAAGCGCACAGGCCTGACGCGCATTGAATTCCCAGCGGGATCTGATGACCGTTACCCATCCCACGGTGCGCGCCCATTCTCTGGACCACGCGCCGGCTCTGGCTCTTCAGCCATCAAGCCTTACAGCAAGTACCGCGCTCAGGGTTCTTCTTCCTCACGCCCAGCTGCTCGCACACCATACGTAGGCAAGTCTTACCCGGTGCCAGCGCCAAGTGCGTTTGGTGCCCCTAAAGTAGCGAGCACGAGCGAATACTCGACACCAGCTCCTCGCCCCGCAACAAGCTCTCGCCCTCCCTTCAAAAAGGACGGCTTCAAGGGTCGCAGCGGTGCTAAGGGCAAGGCTCGCGGTTTCCGCAAGTACGAACCAGCCGAACGTTTTGACAAAGACGATTCCGCACCCGCGACCGGTCAGTACTCGTTCAAAACAACGATCTAA
- the lexA gene encoding transcriptional repressor LexA: protein MTSLPPLTKKQREVLDCIEAFVRKNSYTPSYREIAEELGLSSPATVHQHIRALCDKGVINTGEHGIARSIEVVETEPLSPMAIMLPLAGLITAGEPIEAIETRETICVPTDFVLDSMNSYVLKVKGRSMIEDGIFDGDFVVIERNPSPKNGDIVVALLDNAFATLKRFYREKDHIRLQPANSTMKPFIIKGDLNIQGVVRAVLRKF from the coding sequence ATGACCTCACTTCCCCCGCTGACCAAGAAGCAACGCGAAGTACTAGATTGCATTGAAGCTTTCGTACGGAAAAACAGCTACACGCCGTCGTACCGAGAGATCGCCGAGGAATTAGGTCTATCGTCCCCCGCCACGGTACATCAGCACATTCGCGCGCTGTGCGATAAAGGCGTGATCAACACAGGAGAACATGGCATTGCGAGATCAATTGAAGTAGTCGAGACCGAACCATTGTCCCCAATGGCGATCATGCTGCCGCTCGCCGGACTCATCACCGCTGGCGAGCCGATCGAAGCCATAGAGACTCGAGAGACTATCTGCGTGCCGACAGACTTTGTACTGGATTCAATGAACTCGTATGTGCTCAAGGTCAAAGGCAGATCGATGATCGAGGATGGCATCTTTGACGGAGACTTTGTGGTCATTGAACGGAATCCTTCGCCAAAAAATGGAGACATCGTTGTAGCCTTGCTCGATAACGCTTTTGCCACACTCAAAAGATTCTACCGAGAAAAAGACCACATCCGCCTGCAGCCAGCCAACAGCACCATGAAGCCATTCATCATCAAAGGTGACCTTAACATTCAGGGAGTCGTCCGCGCAGTACTGAGAAAGTTCTAA
- a CDS encoding DNA polymerase IV codes for MRIILHVDFNSFFASVEQQANPFLRGKPIAVAGKGRESIDVSATHAGRARVDIGQLRYTRSVVTTASREAKKRGVKTAMATWEARKLCPELIIIPGDPHKYSVITARLMKLLRLTADAVEQFSTDEAFADITAASGGDYFGATLLAEQLRSDIRRDCGEYCTASIGIAPNRLIAKLASESHKPDGLTVVRPEAVLDFIDSRPLGDFCGIGFKIEKHLNMLGATTTKTMRELSYAQLRTEFKSYGDFLYAAARGLGDDSVFNDTDDPKSVGHSYTFPTSLDNDRDVRRHLLALADRVSWRMRKQGLAGTHVTTYARYDDMGGVGFGKQFKEPMFDGLAIANTALSILLPNLSIPRGIRLLGVSVSGLVKLAGANPLLPRDIKNRNALISLDKISTKYGGGTWQRLSTLGTVFKERVSGWHYDHEV; via the coding sequence ATGCGTATCATCCTGCACGTCGACTTCAATTCATTCTTTGCGTCAGTCGAGCAGCAGGCCAACCCCTTTCTTCGAGGGAAACCGATTGCGGTTGCGGGAAAGGGACGGGAATCGATTGATGTGTCAGCGACTCATGCGGGACGGGCGAGGGTCGACATCGGGCAACTGAGATACACGAGAAGCGTGGTCACTACTGCCTCGCGCGAGGCGAAGAAACGGGGAGTTAAGACAGCCATGGCTACTTGGGAAGCCAGAAAGCTGTGCCCCGAACTTATCATCATTCCAGGCGATCCGCACAAATACAGTGTGATCACCGCACGACTGATGAAACTTCTTCGCTTAACCGCCGACGCGGTAGAACAGTTCAGTACGGACGAGGCCTTTGCTGACATTACCGCAGCGAGCGGCGGGGACTACTTTGGCGCAACATTACTCGCCGAGCAGCTGCGATCCGATATTCGTCGAGATTGCGGCGAGTACTGCACGGCTTCAATTGGCATCGCACCAAATCGCCTAATAGCCAAACTAGCTTCTGAATCCCATAAGCCGGATGGCCTCACGGTTGTCCGGCCAGAAGCCGTTCTTGATTTTATTGACTCACGTCCGCTTGGGGACTTTTGTGGCATTGGTTTTAAAATCGAAAAACATCTAAACATGCTCGGCGCGACTACCACAAAAACAATGCGCGAGCTTTCTTACGCCCAACTCCGTACCGAATTCAAAAGTTACGGTGATTTTTTGTACGCCGCCGCTCGAGGCCTGGGCGATGATTCAGTTTTCAACGACACCGACGATCCTAAGTCCGTCGGTCACTCTTACACCTTCCCCACCAGCCTAGACAATGACCGGGACGTCCGCCGGCATCTCCTCGCCCTCGCTGACCGGGTTTCCTGGCGCATGCGCAAACAAGGACTAGCTGGCACGCATGTCACCACCTACGCGAGATATGATGACATGGGCGGCGTGGGCTTTGGCAAACAATTTAAGGAACCAATGTTCGATGGGCTCGCTATTGCTAATACAGCGCTATCAATTCTGCTCCCAAACCTTTCAATCCCCCGAGGCATCAGGCTCCTCGGCGTCAGCGTAAGCGGACTCGTCAAGCTGGCCGGAGCCAACCCCCTCCTTCCAAGGGACATCAAAAACCGAAACGCGCTCATCTCGCTCGATAAAATATCGACTAAATATGGAGGTGGCACCTGGCAACGACTCTCAACCCTCGGCACTGTCTTCAAAGAACGCGTTAGCGGATGGCACTATGACCATGAAGTCTAA